The segment CCTGGTgccaacacacaaataaacagcttCACCATCAACACATCAcggtcctgaagctgctgagattCAGAATAAATCCACCAGAGAGAACACATGACTCAGATAATCCAATGGTCTCTAATAATCtgaacaggaagcagctggTTCCTGCTGAGTCAGGAGctgggacacagacacactgctggTCCACGGGTCACTGGGGTCAACACCAGAATAACCTCAGGCTGCTGAGTGCCGAGTCACTCAGGCCTCAGAtcagtacttcctgtttcaaggTGAAAAGTGGAAGTTGAATGTCTTGTGATAGATTTCACATCATGTGAGAAAATCTTTTAACTGTTAAGAATCACGTCTGAGATTTCTGCCTCGTCACAGAACCACGGACTTTAATGGATTTGTGTCAAATTAACActtcaaatattaaaaatgCTGTTTTAGGTTGTGGACAGAAAACAAGGGACAAATCCACACTAAGGATTTGATCCACAAAAAGACAGATCAAATGTAAAGTActgaacatttaaacaaacttcTCTTTCTAACAACTGGGAGCATGAGCAGCGCGTCTCTAAGATCCTCAAACTCACACCGGAAAGGTTTTCATATCAATTTGTGGATCATCCCATCAGATTGAATTGAGttcatttcattattgattTCTTCTCTACGAAGACttaagactttttaaaactcagtgAAATGAGAATCTTGTGTTCAGATAAAAAGAGAACCTCCGTCTGACCGAAGCTGAAATCAGTGTTAGATAATTTCTACTGGTCAGTACAGGAGAGGGTGACTCAGCGTTTAGTGCTCAGAcgccctcggggggggggggagatgaggtcagaggttcTTACGTCGAGGTAGTTCTTCAGGGTCTCTGGCGTGGGCTTGGTGCTGGAGGGGAAGCCAGTGTTGTACTTCAGGGAGTGATGGTCAGAAACCAGCTCCTCCACTGGTTTCCCCGAGTCCGTCAGCTCACGTCTGATGGAACGGAACTTCGTCAGAGGAATTCTGGACGAGAGGGAAAAGAGATTCAGTCCGGTTCAGAGTCTGAGTCCTGGTTCTGATCTCCAGGTTTAGTTTGAGTTGACCCGGTTCTGCAGTCGTGTCTGTGCAGGGTTCtctgtcaatgtgctgtaacaTAGTGTTATACATCCATGAGGTCCCCATAACCTCCACTGGAGACTGGTTTACTGTCCCGTTACTGGTTTGGGTCACGAGGTTGGACAGAGGAAATATTCATCTGGTGATATTCATCTTTAAAACTCTGCGGCTGAAGCTTCGACACCAGATCTCCTCCATGTAAACATCTCTGACAGCTTCACTTAAAAACCACAGCCTTCTCTCCAGAGCTCAAATCAATCTGTGAACTGGGAAATGATACTGGGACATGTATCGACTCGTCTCTGGATATCATTTGTACACATATTGAACACTTACTTTTTATCTGTGAAGTGAAATCTAGATTCCTTCAAACACTTCATCAACACAATACATTTGTATAGCACGTTAAACATCGAGCACAAAGGATCTAATGTATAAATACACAATGacgtacacaacacaacagaatcaGTCTGAGGATCGTGAGGTCAGAGCTGCTTCAGGACTTTGGTTCTGAATATGAATAAGTCAGATGAATGAGTTCAGCTCCAGAAGATCCAGAagaatataataatacataacGATGATCAGATGACAAGCGTCACGAGAACAAACTGACGAGTCATGGGGATTAGAGCATGTAGCAGCTGTTAGCTCCGCAGCTAGCCTCCAGGTTAGCTATCAATAGCCAACAGGAGCAATCAGGAGCTAGCAGGAGCCAGCATTAGCCAGCAGGAGCTAGCAGGAGCCAGTAAGAGCTAGCATTAGCCAGCAGGAGCTAGCAGGAGCTAGCACTCACAGTGAACCGTCTCTTTATCCGACATGTCGTCTCTTACCGGATCAACGCGTCTCCGTTCAGCGCTAAAGCTGCAAACACGACCAGGAGGAGACTCCTCAtgtctgcaggaggagcaggaggagcaggaggagcagctgtcagggactgtgtgttcctgtgtggtgtgttgagttgtgttgtgatCTGAATGTTctgttccctctgtgtgtgtctgggactTATATCAGCTGACTGCAGCCGAGTCACCGTCACGTGGGGCCGTATCCCAGCGCCAGTGACGTCACGTCAGTGTTTTCTAAAACAACCAAAgatataaacaaacatttaataaacacatgttcagacaaagagacaataaaacatttttattttaaacttctTTCATATCTAGTATACAAAGATCTTCAAATAACTTTACTAGgaagttttttatgttttcttgaCTTTTTCCGAAATACTTTTGTAAATAATACCTAAAACCCTATTTTTTTGTTAACATTATTTCTTAGAATATCTGAGATCCTGAGTTGAGATGTTGATTCTTGATCAGTAATGATAAGTGACTCATGACTAAGATTAAGATGAGTCATTAATCACAATGTTGCAGTGAGGTCAGTGAACACAAAGGCAGGTGTGATGTAATGATGGTGACTGAACAGGTGGTGGCGCCCTCCTCACTTCATTTATCATCAGCCAGGATTcacacagcagaggaaacagtAGTTATTGTCATGTGAGTTATTTAACAGCTTCTGGTTAATGATTCCTCCTGatgagccacaaacacacacacacacacacacacacacacacacacacacacacacacacacacacacacacacacacacacacacatacacacacacacactcctggatATCCCAGCTGGAGTCGCACAACATGAGACAGAGTTTAGGAAGTGAAGACGTGGAGGTGAAATATAAATCTCTGATTTAATGTTcatgaatgagacatttacatatttatataatcacatgtcctctgtcctctgtcctctgtcctctgtcctcgtcCTCGGAGCCACGAGGACGTTTCAATTCTCATTTGACCGTCGCCCTCCATCAGTGAAGTGGTGAGAAGATCACGAGGGATTTTCCCTTTTGGCTGAACTGTTCCTTTGAgaacttttaaaaacttttaaaaccaTTCTGAGCCTCTGAGCAAAGGCCTTGAACTCTGACCTGATGTGATGATACAGATTTATAAAATAAGACTAAACATTAGAGCTGAGTCCAGGAGGCCGAGGTCAGTTCTTCTGGATTGAGACTGGAGTCACTGAAGCAACACGTCTGCAGGGAACATCTCTCCTgactcatcttcatcaccaggAAGAGGGATGAACCAGCGGATCCTGAAGTAGCATCAGAGGAACTTCCTGGTCAGCTGCAGCATGTGGGTCGCACTGCGAGAAGTGACGAGTCAGCACCTCCAGTCCGacaccagaggaggagggagagcatgTGAAGGGAAACGTGACCAAAGAGGAACCACCAGAGGAACGTGGGTCACCAGCTGTTTCTTCACCGGTTGGTGGATTCCTCTCTCGCCTGCTCTGAGCAGCAAGAAGGAAATAATATTCAAAGTTAGGCAGCGAGAGGAgaattcatttaaataattcattttataTTAATTACCCTCTTAAGTTTTTCACCTGAAAATGTGAGGTtggatgtttttattatattttcacaGATTCTCCTGAGATCATTCATGAATCCTGAAgaaaaagtacatttaaatatatatatataaaacatatgaatatgaatgaagATATTCAGACGGTGCTGTTCGACCTCGTCCTGATTTTGGAACATTATTTTGTTCATAACAAACTCAACAAGTCTCTGacttctgctttttcttttccagccagtgaaaaaaaaatcactgaaaCTTCAAGGAACATTTACCAGTCGTCTGTTTCCtctttcccagcatgcattgcacAAGGGTTACATCCTCTGTGGAATCAGGAGCCAATCGGATACTCCAGAGCTCCGGTGTCTTCGTGACAGAGGTCACACCCACTGATGAGGCTGCGACCACTGAGGCCACGGAAACAACACTTGAATCAAATGAAATCATTAAATCAGATTCATGGAAACAGCCTGATGGGATGCACGTGAGTCAGAGAAGAAACAAAGCAGCAGGATCTGAGCCCTgagggaaacaggaaacatagagaggagaagagagagaggcaggtgaAGGGATGAGGAGGATCGATGATGAGGGTGAAGAAGACAAAGAGAtacaagagaagaggaagaagaggaagactcATGAATCTCATCATCGGAGCTTCTTCTTTTAAACCTTTTGTGTTTGATGTTCAGCTTCAACAGTTTCCATCAGAGTCTGAGTCGATGttcaaaaacagaaagaagGTTTCTCCTCACGACTCATTGATccagaagagaaacacaaacacaaggagaCGAGGATCAATAGTGTTGATTATCAATACGTCTGTGACAGGAGAATCAGACACTGGAATAACCAGgacagattttaatttgtttaattataaagCACTTCGCCGTGAGTTTGAGTTGAGCCGTCTCCGACAGGAGCTGCGTTCTGTTGtccgggtcagaggtcagaggtcagaggtcagctccTTCACACTCACGTCCTCCTGGAGGTCACTGTCCAGGTCGGGTGAATCCATTCTCTCTGTTTCAAGCAGCTCAGCctcgtctgctgctgctcatggATTTTTAACACCTTTGCCCCTGAGCTGTTCAgagtcaacacaacacaacacaacacaacacaacacaacacaacatcggTGCTGTTGGTTATTTCTTTGAAAGTTTAACTTTGTTTCCTCCGGGTGTTTCATTTCTCGATGGCACAGAAATCCATGTGAACTCCTGGTTTGTTTTTCAGAGCaggttgtgtctctgtcttcttGTAACATttggacacagagcagctcagGGCTCAGACGTCGTGGAGCTCTGCAGGGACATGTCCTCCGTGGGGCAGGGACATGTCCTCTGACCCACGGAGGACATGTCCCTCATCAACATCCAGTGGAAACAATCAGGAGTCAGCTGATCGCACAGTGTCGGTATAAAGTGATCACTTCAGAAATCTGAAGAATGAATCAACACAGCAGCTGGATCACAAAGCCCTCTAATGTgggaaggacacacacacacacacacacgcgcgcacacacacacacacacacacacacacacatgcacacacacgttatGTGGGTCTGTGGGTGTGGAGCAGGATCTTCTGGAAGGCCCTCCTGAAGTCTCGGTTGAAGACGGTGTAGATGAGGGGGTTCAGGCAGCTGTTGCAGTATCCGATCCAGAAGAAGAGGTTGAAGAGCGAGTCGGGAATCGAACACGTGTCTCTGCACACAGCCTGAAGACTGTAGGTGAAGAAGAACGGGAACCAGCAGAGGACGAAGACTCCCATCACCACCGCCAGCACGAAGGTGAAgcgcctctccctcctctgagcCACTTTGTGTTGGGACAGAGACGAGTGGCGGAGCGCcacaggggaggggaggaggccGTGGTGGGAGCACTGGTCTGAGGACGCCCAGGAGATGGAGgcgcaggaagcaggaggaggaggtttcaaCCTGCTCGTCGTTCCCTCAGcctccttcccttcctctgtcttCAGCCTCCCTCCGGCTCTCCTGGGGAAccggagagagaaggaggagcaggaggaggaggtcccGTCCGCCtccaggctcctctcctccaggtggACCTCGtccagctctcctctcctctggctgctgctggtgctgtccAGGTTGGACAGGCTGTGGTGGTGGACGGGCCGTGGACTGTGCAGCTCGAACTGAccagcgcctcctcctcctcctcctcctcctcctcctcctcctcctcctcctcctcctccgcctcctcctcctcctcctcctcctcctcctcctcctcctcctccgcctcctcctcctcctcctcctcctcctcctcctcctcctcctcctccgcctcctcctcctcctcctcctcctccgcctcctcctcctcctcctccgcctcctcctcctcctcctcctcctcctcctcctccgcctcctcctcctcctcctcctcggcggGCCGGGGCCATGAAGCCGGTCTCGGACTGGGACGGCTCCATCAGGTTCTTGTCCACGAACACGGTGGAGCCTCGCTGCTTGGCCACGTGGTAGATCTTACAATACACCAGTATCATGATGACCCCCGGGACGAAGAAGGACAGCAGGCAGGAGGACAGGATGTACCACGTCTGGTTGTTGAGAAGACACTCCTGTGCGTCCCTCTCGTCCTCCGTCTccccgtcctcctctctctgggtCATGAGGAGCGGGGGGGACGAGATGAGGACGGATATGAACCACACCGCGCTGATCATGGCTTTGATGCGTCTCGGCGTCCGTCCTCGCGTGTAGCTGACGGCTTGAGTGACGGACCAGTAGCGGTCCAGGCTGATGGCACAGAGGTGGACGATGGAGGAGGTGCAGAAGAGGACGTCCAGAGCCAAGTAGAAGGAGCACCAGGTGGAACCAAAGTACCAGTAACCCAtgacctgaggaggagaaacccAGAGAGACACGTTGACCTGAAAGACTCCATCACGTCCTTCACCTCCTGCTCAGGGAGCAGAGGCTCTGGTGGTAGAACAAGTTCATGTCTCCTCAAGGTTCTACAGCCAGAACtgttcaacatttaaattagCTTCAGTTTGAACTGATCAGACTGAATGTTAATCAAAAACCATATTAATCATTCTCTACCTCATAACTCCAGAAAACTCTGTGTTGTTCAGGATCAAGAAAAGTTCAGAGTTGAATTTGGCTCAATTTAAACAGGTTgaatattaataaattaacatGTGACTCATCAACTTCTGATTCTTCAGGTCAGGTTGTGAGACGACatgtctccatcgccccctggtgtctggctgcagtacaggtcataagtctcctccatgttagtagatgggacatggagcaaTATAGAGAAATCTAaatagacgttaaataaatgtttcccaAAGATTATTTctgacatgattgacagctgagaatgactcctgattggtggaaCACGTGTATCAGCTGCACCTGGATGTCAGGGCTCCTCCCCCGAGAGGATACTTCagcttccatctttatttacagtctctgaTCTTAATGATAAAATCTGTCTGTTTAGAGGATATGACTgagatttgaatgtggtttgatGAGTGAGCATTAATTAACCATAACAGAGTCAAAGTGTGGAAACATGGAGGACAGCACATCCAGCaacattaatataaatatgatcatattattacattattagtTATGTGGTGAGAAAAGAATCTGAGAGTAGTGAACAGTGAGAGGCAGCAGAGGAATGTTGTGAGGAGAAACTGAAATGTCTCAGTTTCATATCAACAGTCCATCGAGAGGAAAACAGACGAGAACCAGATGAACCCAAAGTATCTGAAGCAGAAAACCAGctcagatccagatccaggtcCAGATCCAGGTCCagatccaggtccaggtccaggtccaggtgaAGAAGAGAAACTGCTGAACATCACGTCACGCACCAGAGGCAGGAGAACATCTGGTTCAACTGACTCAGCATCTCCAACACAGAAAGAATTTCTGCTTCTGCTCGTTCACACTGAAGCAGATAATGATAATTCATCATCCAGATATTGACCTCATTTATCATACAACAAGCTGCTTTACTTCATTTGCATTATGTTGTGTAATTTCATCACTAGTTATAGCTCCTCCTGCCACTAGGGGGCACTAACACGCAGCGTTAGATGAAGCTTAGTGGGGGAttcgattttattttatttatcgaTATGCAACAAATCCAGATCGATGCATCAGAATCAACCCGTTTACACCTGGTTAGAACCGAGTGGaccgcccccttgtggctggctatAGAACAGGTCATAAATCTAGACTTCATGTTTGTGGGGACGTGTCCTCCATCTTCACTGTTAAGGATCATGAGTTTATGTTTCTACGTTAGTTATTATCGAGCATCTCATTATTTTCAGTGTTCAACATTGTGATGTCGTCTCTGTGCAGCTGGAGGACGACTCTGCAGAGTTTAGTGACATCAACCTGTTTTATGAAATGGATTATTATGAAATGTTCCAAGATTCATGGTCCCTGGAGGATGAACCCTTCACactctctcaccccccccccccccccccccccgtggtgcAGCCATTAACTGTTTATGGGAACTTTCGAGCTATAATGGGTCAACATGTTCAAACTGGTTTATTTAACCAGCAGCTGGATAAACTGAGCTCACATCAGACTGGGATCTGACATGTGATCTCCCCAAGGTCcatacagcagctgcagatcaGTGAGTTCCTCACCTCATTGGCCAGAGAGAAGGGAATCACCAGCGTCGCCACCAGAATGTCCGCCGTCGCCAGAGACACCAGGAAGAGATGCTGAGGCGCCCTCAGGGCTCGACTGGTGAACACGGCCATCACGACCAGCACGTTACCCACCACCGTGCCCAGGATGATGACTGTGACCACCAGCACGATGAAGACCGACACCAGCTGCGagtgaggaggtagaggaggagaccTCGgcgaggacgaggaggtgggACTGACGGTGTCCAGAGACGAGTTTGGTGCTGAAGAAACCGGCATCGTGTCCAGAACAGGAGTGAAGACATGTGAGAAGTCCATCCTGGTTAAATGACTGAAGACATGAGAACCTCCTGTCCAATCACCACAGAGTCTTTGATGCCAGTAAAAGaatttgctgaaaaaaacagATCGATCATTAACGTGTGAAATCCTCCGTTTCCAGCTGTGCTCCATGTTTCCTGATATCTGACTCAGGAACAGTGTTCATCTCTGCTCTGCCTCTGGTTGACATGATCTCTGAAAGTCGAACCTGGTAAATGTCCTTTCAGACGTGTGCTTCTGGATTAAGCTGCAGGATTAGTCGACTTATTCCAACGAGacgacaaagaaaagaaacgtGTTCATGCTCCAGTTCAGCAGAGAAGCTGTTGGATGGAACTGCTGCACTGAAAAgatcagcagcaggaggaatgAGAAAGAAATGACTGAATGAGAAGAGAATCtaaaaggagaagaggagcagaagaggaggaagcgctgagaaaaataaaataaaaacaacgaggcaggagaaagaaaagcagacgTCCTCACTTTGATTCGTTGCTGTGCTGTGCAacactgctgctggaggagaggaggaggaggaggaggaggaggaggaggagagagagagaagtgggaTAGGAACTGAGTAaagtgagaggagggagaagatgaagtgagaggtgagaggaaggtattagaaaggagagagagagtgtgggaggaagaggagagataaaaggatgaggtgaggaaaataaaaaataaaataaacaggagAGCGaatgaaaggaaaagaagaggagacgagaaGGGAGAACAAAAAAAGGACaagaaggaaagaggaagagagaggaagacaaggtgaggaaaagaaagaggagctgGATAGAAAGGGAGAAGGGATGTGGAGAAGAAAACGAGTGGAGAGAAGATGAAACAACATGAAAGACAGGAAAGGAAGGAGACAGAAGTGAAAAGGGAAAGAGGGAAGACATGAGGTGAGAGGACAAGAAGGAGAAAGGGATAAATGAGGctgaagagaaagagacggaAAGAAAGAGGCAGGAGTGGAGATgaggagaaagggaggagaggagactggaggaaaaggaaaagaagatgGGAGACGAACAGATGAGAATAAAAAGATGTGAAAGGAAGGATGTAAACAAGGTGCTATAAGAAAGGAAGGCACAAagagagtgggagggagagaacgagagaggagagagagaggaggagaaaaagaagagaggaaattAGTCagcggaggagaagaaagaggtaagaaaaagaagaggagagtaaaggaatgaaaaggaggaaaagaagaaaccgGTTCTGACTCGTAACATCTGGGTTCAGATCAACTTGACTGTGATGATGCTCAAGAACAAGAGGACGTCTCCAGAGAAGAAGCTGTCCATCGTCAGGACGGAGACATTCTGGAGACATTTGAgtgacaggagcagagagaaggacagtcttattaataataaagaCATTAGAGACAAGGGGTGAACCGAACACGTTGATAAATCACATTCTGCAGGACAGtgagaagctccgcccactgacggCTCCAAAccactgtgaataaagatggtcAACACGACTCCGCCTCCTTCAACCAATCAGAAgccaaattaaaaccaaactgcgCAGGAACATCAACACGTGAACAAACACTCTGATGAGATTCTGAAAGATCTGGattctcctcagaggatgaacctctgtcagctgctggagccgaTCAGAACCAGCCTGACCCGTAGAGTGCTCCCAGTACCACCGACTGCTTCACTTACTGGTACTGATGAACTGGGAGTGTTAGCGGAGGAGAACCTCACACAGTCTATGTTGTTGATTACGTGAGTGACATGTTCCTGAGCATATTCAGAAGAACAGGAGGTCTGGACTGTGACCTTTCACCTCCAGAATCTAATCAGTTTGTCCTCGAGTCCAACGAACCTCCCTCAAAGTGTTCTtaagatatcgtgttcacaaggacGGGATGAAGAAAACAAGCTAAAAACAGACTGCCTCTGGCCACTAGGTGTCGCTGTCTCAGAGGCACGAGACTCAACAAGACAACTGTCCCCTCTGGATCGGAGTGAGTCCTCCTGGTGTCAGACTCTGACCGAACAGGAGAGACGAGCAGGGCCGGCTCCTGAGGCTGATTCATCAGGACGTGAGGAGTCAACCAATGTGGTGACGTAGCACCATcgtcctctaaccccgggacgcaccggagaCAGACATCTGTCCGTCTCCTTTCCGTGCCCATGTTGATCGATGGGTTTGTTCACGAGtcaaaaaaagataaattatcAATTCAGAATTCAGAAAGCGCCgtaaagtagaggaggagaagaaagaacaatatagagggAAGGATCACCACGATTGTGGAtcggtttatttttgtcgacaggattagctagctagctatcaGTACAGCAGAATGcactctttatatatatatatatatatatatattttttttttaaaactattttttatAGCCTACAATttcgtctgcctgtgtgtgcatctgtacaCAGTCCAAAAGTTGTTGGATCTATGACAATTTGCTTGTGTATGttgtgggggggcggggggggggggagaggctcAAGGGGGGCTCAAACATCTCCAGGACCGGCCCTGGTGACGAGCTGCTCTGTCAGATCCAGAGTTCCTCTGAGCGGCTGCAGCAGGTTGGCAGCCTGGTTTCCTGGGAGCTGACCTGAGAGCAGCTGATGACTCAGGTCCACAGACCCTGAGACAACACGCTGGACGATGTAGAGACGTAACGACACCAGTGAACCAAACTACCACGAGACCAAGTCGTTcttcaggggttttcaaccaggggtccgcggccccctggtggtccgggACGGCATTGCAAGGGGTCCACGAAATTCTCTttaatatttcaacacatttccagatatATATCACACATGTTTTTGCGGAGCTTAACAAGTTGAACAGCTTCAGGCAGAGATTCAAACGTCATGCAGCTCGACGACAAGCTGGAGGCATTCGTCAAAGAACGAGTGGAGAGTGGTAACTTGATGTTTCCTCAGGTGAAGAATACTCTGACATCATCGACTCTATGTGAGCATTTGAAGAATCTTGTGCATCAGCTCCAAAAGTACTTCACTGATTGTGATGAGTGGCCTCGTGGATCCTGCTCCATTCAGACacgaagcagcagcagggtgaagTCTGacggctgaggaggaggatcagaTGATTGAGATGTCCAGACTCTGTCAGGAGGAACATGGAGGACACACAGGCCTCGTTCAGGTCTGGATAACTTCACCATGATATCACACTGATaggtctctctctccacacacacacacagaagtactactcacACAGGTTCAACTTCagtaggcctcaattgtttgtgtgatattgtacgattatcatttgtgacatattctccattactttgtcatcttactcttcagttgtagccccagttgATGTTGATTGGTATTGATCACCTTTACATTAAcattctctcaacatgtcagctacatgtctgtacatttaagtcatgaacgtttgATATTGACGTACATATGGATCTGAGATGCTGCACAACTACAAACAAGCACTGAAAATCATCCGTTTGTggtttttttacacagatttttc is part of the Pleuronectes platessa chromosome 1, fPlePla1.1, whole genome shotgun sequence genome and harbors:
- the LOC128437198 gene encoding alpha-2Db adrenergic receptor-like encodes the protein MPVSSAPNSSLDTVSPTSSSSPRSPPLPPHSQLVSVFIVLVVTVIILGTVVGNVLVVMAVFTSRALRAPQHLFLVSLATADILVATLVIPFSLANEVMGYWYFGSTWCSFYLALDVLFCTSSIVHLCAISLDRYWSVTQAVSYTRGRTPRRIKAMISAVWFISVLISSPPLLMTQREEDGETEDERDAQECLLNNQTWYILSSCLLSFFVPGVIMILVYCKIYHVAKQRGSTVFVDKNLMEPSQSETGFIGGGGGGGGGGAGQFELHSPRPVHHHSLSNLDSTSSSQRRGELDEVHLEERSLEADGTSSSCSSFSLRFPRRAGGRLKTEEGKEAEGTTSRLKPPPPASCASISWASSDQCSHHGLLPSPVALRHSSLSQHKVAQRRERRFTFVLAVVMGVFVLCWFPFFFTYSLQAVCRDTCSIPDSLFNLFFWIGYCNSCLNPLIYTVFNRDFRRAFQKILLHTHRPT